One stretch of Tenacibaculum sp. MAR_2010_89 DNA includes these proteins:
- a CDS encoding tetratricopeptide repeat protein, which translates to MQKTFLLILIFLFSIGQSISQNSTEELIQKLENTSDKKKQLEILDDITKILVKKNSKKKLTYLNKYVFLAKELKLYDAAAQKSRSIIQHYTNQGKLDSTKYIVDKMLTDKDKFTKKITEAHLLLKRASYFFNTDQYEKAILDYNTSGDIFLKEKDTLYTADARYFAGQVYNEIDDFLNAVKYYEKAYQLYDIVGDKDYKNIVISELSALYSKNGFHDKSLIERKKNLKNAKKGRNYKFIGFAYGDLAKSYSENKNYELMNRYIDSTTFCLDSMKYKSEKNLVKLFINNLRIDYSLEKKDVKSAEIYLKKCKEIARKTSAQNYFLNNLLPYEAKIFFLKNQYAKAETVLKKVLSLKENEGKDKLIKLAEKEIAEVYAAKNNYKKAFTHLEAYLKLDKKSNNLVKNNTFLYYQSQFETQRKDNEILKQEIAIKLLEKDKELVASKRKMFLVIFISIILALASILYFVWKRGKLKRKALAKKLAKNKKSLEEFTNQLLEKRRVQELLTKEIERLNEEIGEINSSEDIQNLTSVKILTNEDWYTFKEKFINVYPSFFREIKQKGYSLTKAEERLLALEKLFLDTNQIASMLAISNDSVTKSRSRLRKKINAPKGISILNYLEAS; encoded by the coding sequence ATGCAGAAAACTTTTTTATTAATATTGATATTTTTATTTTCAATAGGACAAAGTATTTCACAAAACTCAACAGAAGAGTTAATTCAAAAATTAGAAAATACTTCAGATAAAAAAAAGCAATTAGAAATTTTAGATGATATAACTAAAATATTAGTAAAGAAGAATTCTAAAAAGAAACTTACCTACCTGAACAAATATGTTTTTTTAGCAAAAGAATTGAAATTATATGATGCCGCTGCACAAAAATCTCGTTCAATTATTCAACATTATACAAATCAAGGAAAACTAGATTCAACAAAGTACATTGTTGATAAAATGCTTACGGATAAAGATAAGTTTACAAAAAAAATTACTGAAGCACATTTACTATTAAAAAGGGCAAGTTATTTTTTTAATACAGATCAATATGAAAAGGCAATACTTGATTATAATACATCTGGAGACATTTTTCTTAAAGAAAAAGATACATTATACACAGCAGATGCAAGGTATTTTGCTGGTCAGGTTTATAATGAAATAGATGATTTTTTAAACGCAGTTAAGTATTATGAAAAAGCATATCAACTGTATGATATTGTTGGAGATAAAGATTATAAAAATATAGTTATAAGTGAGTTATCAGCTTTATATTCAAAAAATGGATTTCATGATAAATCATTAATAGAACGAAAAAAGAACCTAAAAAATGCAAAAAAAGGGAGAAATTATAAATTTATAGGCTTTGCGTATGGAGATTTAGCTAAATCATATTCTGAAAATAAGAATTATGAATTGATGAATCGCTACATAGATTCAACTACTTTTTGTTTGGATAGTATGAAGTATAAATCAGAAAAAAACCTAGTAAAACTTTTTATTAATAATTTAAGAATAGACTATAGTTTAGAAAAGAAAGATGTTAAAAGCGCTGAAATATATTTAAAAAAATGTAAAGAAATAGCAAGAAAAACAAGTGCTCAAAATTATTTTTTAAATAATTTATTGCCTTATGAAGCAAAAATTTTCTTTTTAAAAAATCAATATGCAAAAGCGGAAACAGTTCTTAAAAAAGTATTAAGTCTAAAAGAAAATGAAGGTAAAGACAAACTAATTAAATTAGCTGAAAAAGAAATAGCTGAAGTGTATGCTGCAAAAAATAATTATAAAAAAGCATTTACTCATTTAGAAGCATATTTAAAATTAGATAAAAAAAGTAATAACCTTGTAAAAAATAATACTTTTTTATATTATCAATCGCAATTTGAAACACAACGAAAAGATAATGAAATTTTAAAACAAGAAATAGCTATTAAGTTACTAGAAAAAGATAAAGAATTAGTAGCTAGTAAACGAAAAATGTTTTTAGTTATTTTTATATCAATAATTCTAGCGTTGGCTAGTATATTATATTTTGTTTGGAAAAGAGGAAAATTAAAAAGAAAAGCGCTGGCAAAGAAATTAGCCAAAAACAAAAAATCATTAGAAGAGTTTACAAATCAATTATTAGAGAAAAGAAGAGTTCAAGAATTGTTAACAAAAGAAATAGAACGATTGAATGAAGAAATAGGAGAAATAAATTCTTCAGAAGATATTCAAAACCTAACTTCTGTTAAAATTCTAACCAATGAAGATTGGTATACTTTTAAAGAAAAGTTTATTAATGTATACCCAAGTTTTTTTAGAGAAATTAAACAAAAAGGATATTCTTTAACAAAAGCAGAAGAACGTTTATTAGCATTAGAAAAACTATTTTTAGATACAAATCAAATAGCAAGTATGTTAGCCATTTCTAATGATAGTGTGACTAAAAGTAGATCTAGATTAAGAAAAAAAATTAATGCGCCTAAAGGTATTTCTATCCTGAATTATTTAGAAGCATCATAA